A region from the Lutra lutra chromosome 1, mLutLut1.2, whole genome shotgun sequence genome encodes:
- the LOC125109115 gene encoding olfactory receptor 5H2-like — protein METKNATELEEFFLTGLTYQPEWQIPLFLVFLVIYLITIVGNLGLIALICNDPHLHIPMYLFLGSLAFVDAWISSTVSSKMLVNFFSKSKMISLSECMVQFFSFTTGATTECFLLATMAYDRYVAICKPLLYPVIMTYRLSMQLLLSSFVGGLLHALIHIGFLFRLTFCNTNIIHHFYCDIMPLFKISCTDPSINILIVFIFSGSIQMLTILIVLISYTLVLFTVLKKKSLQGIRKAFSTCGAHLLSVSLYYGPLLFMYVRPGPAKSNDKDMMDSLFYTVIIPFLNPMIYSLRNKKVIDSMRKMLKRNA, from the coding sequence ATGGAAACTAAAAATGCAACAGAGCTGGAAGAGTTTTTTCTCACAGGACTCACATATCAACCAGAGTGGCAGATTCCCTTGTTCCTGGTGTTCTTGGTTATATATCTCATCACCATTGTGGGGAACCTTGGTCTGATTGCCCTCATCTGCAATGACCCTCACCTTCACATCCCCATGTACTTATTTCTTGGGAGCCTGGCATTTGTGGATGCTTGGATATCATCCACAGTATCCTCCAAGATGCTGGTTAACTTCTTTTCCAAGAGCaagatgatctctctctctgaatgcatggtacaatttttttcttttacaactgGTGCAACCACAGAATGTTTTCTGTTGGCAACAATGGCGTATGATCGCTATGTGGCTATATGCAAGCCTTTACTTTATCCAGTAATTATGACTTACAGACTATCCATGCAACTGTTGCTTTCATCATTTGTAGGTGGCCTTCTTCATGCCTTAATTCATATAGGCTTTTTATTCAGATTAACCTTCTGTAATACTAACATAATACATCACTTTTACTGTGACATCatgccattatttaaaatttcttgtacCGATCCTTCTATTAATATTctcatagtatttattttttctgggtCAATTCAGATGCTCACCATTCTGATTGTTCTTATATCTTACACATTAGTTCTCtttacagtcttaaaaaagaagtctttacAAGGCATAAGGAAAGCTTTTTCTACCTGTGGAGCCCATCTCTTATCTGTCTCTCTGTACTATGGCCCCCTTCTCTTCATGTATGTGCGTCCTGGACCTGCAAAGTCAAATGACAAAGATATGATGGATTCTCTGTTTTACACTGTCATAATTCCTTTCTTAAATCCAATGATCTATAGCCTGAGAAATAAGAAAGTCATAGattcaatgagaaaaatgttGAAGCGAAATGCTTAG